From the Prunus dulcis chromosome 4, ALMONDv2, whole genome shotgun sequence genome, one window contains:
- the LOC117626322 gene encoding putative pectate lyase 2 gives MASLSPLILLSCFLTYYIAPTSQAYSLGYYTTTPKTTMNVVDSCWRSKSNWAINRRALANCAVGFGQDAVGGKYGSTYVVTTSYDDPINPKPGSLRYGVIQTQPLWIVFAKNMVITLKNELIMNSFKTIDGRGAKVEIAYGPCITVQGVSHVIIHGISIHDCKPGKGGNVRSTPTHVGHRRGCDGDAISIFASSHVWVDHCFLARSSDGLIDVIHASTAVTITNNYFSQHDKVMLLGHNDNFSADKGMKVTIAFNRFGAGLIERMPRVRFGYAHVANNRYDEWKMYAVGGSANPTIFSEGNYFIAPETAYAKQVTKRESGGRWNNWKWRSSKDVFKNGAFFVQSGYGSCYPLYSKTQSFKVLDGSMVPALTSSAGPLRCFVGKAC, from the exons ATGGCCTCCTTATCCCCTCTCATATTGCTCTCATGTTTTCTAACTTACTATATTGCTCCAACATCTCAAGCCTATTCACTGGGCTACTACACCACCACCCCCAAAACCACCATGAACGTAGTAGACTCATGTTGGCGCTCCAAGTCCAATTGGGCCATTAACCGCCGCGCTTTGGCCAACTGCGCAGTAGGTTTTGGTCAAGACGCTGTGGGAGGAAAATATGGGAGTACTTACGTGGTCACTACCTCATACGATGAccccataaaccctaaacctggCTCACTCCGTTACGGGGTGATCCAAACGCAGCCACTGTGGATCGTCTTTGCCAAGAACATGGTGATCACACTAAAAAATGAGCTCATTATGAACAGCTTTAAAACCATAGATGGTCGAGGAGCTAAAGTGGAAATTGCCTACGGACCATGCATAACGGTGCAGGGCGTTAGCCATGTCATTATACATGGAATAAGTATTCATGATTGTAAGCCAGGGAAGGGTGGAAATGTTAGGAGCACCCCTACACATGTAGGGCACCGGCGAGGATGCGATGGAGATGCCATTAGTATCTTTGCTTCTTCGCATGTTTGGGTTGACCATTGCTTCCTAGCACGTAGCAGCGATGGCCTCATTGATGTCATCCATGCTTCCACTGCCGTCACCATCACTAACAACTATTTCTCTCAGCATGATAAG GTGATGCTGCTTGGACACAATGATAATTTTAGTGCAGATAAAGGTATGAAAGTCACAATAGCCTTTAACCGTTTTGGGGCTGGCCTGATTGAAAGGATGCCACG gGTGAGGTTTGGGTATGCTCATGTGGCCAACAATAGATATGACGAGTGGAAGATGTATGCGGTTGGAGGCAGCGCTAACCCGACCATTTTCAGTGAAGGGAACTACTTCATAGCGCCTGAAACTGCTTACGCAAAACAGGTTACAAAGAGAGAGTCTGGAGGACGTTGGAATAACTGGAAATGGAGATCTTCCAAGGATGTGTTCAAAAATGGtgctttttttgttcaatCTGGATATGGAAGCTGTTACCCACTTTACTCTAAAACTCAGTCGTTTAAGGTCCTAGATGGATCCATGGTTCCTGCTTTAACTTCAAGTGCAGGTCCTCTGCGCTGCTTTGTTGGTAAAGCATGTTAA